The nucleotide sequence NNNNNNNNNNNNNNNNNNNNNNNNNNNNNNNNNNNNNNNNNNNNNNNNNNNNNNNNNNNNNNNNNNNNNNNNNNNNNNNNNNNNNNNNNNNNNNNNNNNNNNNNNNNNNNNNNNNNNNNNNNNNNNNNNNNNNNNNNNNNNNNNNNNNNNNNNNNNNNNNNNNNNNNNNNNNNNNNNNNNNNNNNNNNNNNNNNNNNNNNNNNNNNNNNNNNNNNNNNNNNNNNNNNNNNNNNNNNNNNNNNNNNNNNNNNNNNNNNNNNNNNNNNNNNNNNNNNNNNNNNNNNNNNNNNNNNNNNNNNNNNNNNNNNNNNNNNNNNNNNNNNNNNNNNNNNNNNNNNNNNNNNNNNNNNNNNNNNNNNNNNNNNNNNNNNNNNNNNNNNNNNNNNNNNNNNNNNNNNNNNNNNNNNNNNNNNNNNNNNNNNNNNNNNNNNNNNNNNNNNNNNNNNNNNNNNNNNNNNNNNNNNNNNNNNNNNNNNNNNNNNNNNNNNNNNNNNNNNNNNNNNNNNNNNNNNNNNNNNNNNNNNNNNNNNNNNNNNNNNNNNNNNNNNNNNNNNNNNNNNNNNNNNNNNNNNNNNNNNNNNNNNNNNNNNNNNNNNNNNNNNNNNNNNNNNNNNNNNNNNNNNNNNNNNNNNNNNNNNNNNNNNNNNNNNNNNNNNNNNNNNNNNNNNNNNNNNNNNNNNNNNNNNNNNNNNNNNNNNNNNNNNNNNNNNNNNNNNNNNNNNNNNNNNNNNNNNNNNNNNNNNNNNNNNNNNNNNNNNNNNNNNNNNNNNNNNNNNNNNNNNNNNNNNNNNNNNNNNNNNNNNNNNNNNNNNNNNNNNNNNNNNNNNNNNNNNNNNNNNNNNNNNNNNNNNNNNNNNNNNNNNNNNNNNNNNNNNNNNNNNNNNNNNNNNNNNNNNNNNNNNNNNNNNNNNNNNNNNNNNNNNNNNNNNNNNNNNNNNNNNNNNNNNNNNNNNNNNNNNNNNNNNNNNNNNNNNNNNNNNNNNNNNNNNNNNNNNNNNNNNNNNNNNNNNNNNNNNNNNNNNNNNNNNNNNNGatggataggaaggaaggaaggaaggaaggaaggaaggaaggaaggaaggaaggaaggaaggaaggaaggaaggaaggaaggaaggaaggaaaaaagcttTAGTGGGAATGAACTGGAAATCAATGGTtaatcaaaattataaaactattaaTAGCTTTTCTTTGTATTGGTCAGCATAAACAATTGAGGGTAGACTATAGTTTAAGTAACTGTACTATGAACTGAGATTACCTCTTAAAAATACTTCTTATGTCTGGTTTTCAGCACTAAGCAAATTGAGGATCCCAAATGTGTACCCAACTAGCCAAGTGGAGATAGTCCAGTCCAATGTGGTTTTTGATATCAGCAGTCTCATGCTCTACGGAACCCAAGCCATTCCCATCCGCCTTAAAATTCTTTTAGATCGGCTTTTCAGTGTACTGAAACAAGAGGAGGTAATCCAGATTCTTCATGCCTTGGACTGGACTCTTCAGGATTATATTCGTGGATATGTGCTTCAGGTACTGTAGAATTAACAACCTAGACTACGAAATGTTGGGGGAAATATAGCTCATGGAATATCACCTGTGCTTGGTTTCAATGTCAGTAGCAAATGTAACATAATTTTGATAGTGATCTTAAATACCGAGATAGAATTTTATCTGGGTATGGACTATATTTGCCAGACTAACATCTCTACAAATTAACCTGTGtggacattaaaaaacaaacaaacaaaaaaaaaaaaaaacaaaaaaaaataaataaaacatgcgATCACACAGACTAGGCCCTACAACTGGCTGGAAATGACCTTTTATGTAAAGTAGTATTATGATCTTACATTATGACATAGATCAATATTTAATGATCTTGATAATCTTGCTTTTTAGTGTTAGGATTAAAAATATGGAATCAATTACCTTGAACCTCTATCACATGAAAAATTTATGATGTTACATTCCTTATCATCTTAGAAACTCTTACATGCACTGTGAAAAATCTCAGTAGGCCATCAAATACATGTTCtgtgataaaatatttattatagttaTTGGGAAAAGTTAGGCATAGCTAGAGTTTGAAAGAACTCCAACACTCTAGTGTAATTACAGCTGTGCTTTGTGAACATTGGCTACAAATCAATAAAGGTTCATTTGTTTTCAGATGTTAGTTGCTTGGAAGATTATTAAGCTTTCAGTGAAATAATACTTGAGTTATATATCTAGGCTGATTGCTCTATCTTTTCTCCTTAGTCTTAGATGCTACTGTTGTTGTTCAGATTGTGCATATTTTAATCttggtgaaaaaaattatataaaggtTTATAAGTAATTGTGTTTTGAGTCATGACAGCTGAGTGGTTTATCACTGGGTtggaacaaagaaggaaacaaggataCTTGATTTAACTTGAGTTAGATTTGGGAATTGCCATTAAAGAGCTATGTTGGGGGACatctgggtgattcagtggatagagagccaggcccagagatgggaggtcctgggttcaaattcctcgTCGTATGATcccggacaagtcatttaacctctgttgcctagtttttaccattcttctgctttggaatcaaagatagaaggtatgggtctaaaaaagaaaatagctatgTTGGCTCAAGgttgtaattttttaattttaattttaatttttaaaattatttaattattttatttttattatattttattattttttaagaccttaccttccgtcttggagtcaatactatgtattggctccaaggtagaagagcagtaagggctaggtaatggaggttaagtgacttgcccagggtcacacagctgggaagtgtctgaggccaggtttgaacctaggatcgcccatctctaggcctggctctcaatccactgagccacccagctgccccctgtaactttttaaaaaagaaaaaaaaaaacatgaaacatgtaaatatgggaaaatattcaaaataaaaataaaaatgaaaaaaacccaacagtcaatttattattattattttatacttgATCTCGTACTCAGGATGCATCAGGAAAAGTTTTGGATCATTGGAGTATCATGACCAGTGAAGAAGAACTGGCCACCCTGCATCAGTTTCTCCGTTTTGGAGAGACCAAGTCCATCGTAGAGCTCATGGCAATTCAGGAGAAGGAAGGACAGTCCATTATCATACCATCTACCACGACCAATTTGGATATTAGAGCCTTTATAGAAAGTTGCAACCAGAGAAGTCCCAGCCTTTCTGTCCCAGTGGACAAGGTGAACCCCGGCAACCTTCATCACTTCGAGAACCTCATCAACAACATGGCCTTCATGCTGCCTTTCCAGTTCTTCAGCCCGGTGCCTCCCCCTTTGATAGGCTCCCCTCCAGAGAGACACGTGATCGAGCAAGGTCAAGAGCGAAGCAAGGACACGAAGCACGACCTCCAGATGCCCTTTCCTGAAAACGGCTTCTTAACGCCTACCTCTGCGTCCTTCCAGATGGACAGCGAGCCGTGTCTCGGCTGTCCGGACCTCCTCCCCAAGACGGAAGAGGACGCCAGCTTCAGCGATTCGGGCTCCCACCACGCGGTGGCCAAGCTGGAAATGGCCCGGCTCTCCCCGGAACCCAAAGGGAAGACGACGGAAAGGAACAGTCTGGGTCCGAAGAAAGGCCGGGTTTTCTGCACGGCGTGTGAAAAGACCTTCTACGACAAAGGGACGCTGAAAATCCACTATAATGCCGTTCACCTGAAGATCAAACACAAATGCACGATCGAAGGATGCAACATGGTGTTCAGCTCCCTGCGGAGCCGGAACCGACACAGCGCAAACCCAAACCCCCGGCTGCACATGCCCATGAACAGGAACAACCGGGACAAAGACCTGCGCAACAGCTTGAGCGTGACCATCTCGGAGGAGAGCAAGAGAGCAGGCTTCCCCGTGACATCGCCGGACAGCCGGCCCGTCCCCAGCTATATCGGGCCGTGCACCGACCCCAAAGGGCAGCCGGCCTTCCCCAGCATTGGCCAGAACGGGGTGCTTTTCCCCAACTTAAAGACGGTTCAGCCCGTTCTTCCTTTCTACCGTAATCCGGTCACCCCGGCCGAGCTTGCCAACACCCCAGGAACGCTCCCCTCCCTGCCTCTGCTCTCGTCCTCCGTGCCGGAGCAGCTGGCCTCCAACGAGTTGCCGTTCGATGCTCTTCCCAAGAAAAAATCTCGGAAATCAAGCATGCCTATCAAAATCGAGAAGGAAACGGTGGAGATCGCCAACGAAAACAGCGACGCCCTCAGTTCGGACGAAGAGATGCCCTTGCAGGTGGTCAGCGACGGGGAGCTGGAGACGTGCGAGCTCAGCGCGGAAAAGCAGGTCGTGGAGCCGGCGGAGCACCGTCCGTCCTCGGCCAACGTGTGGCAGCCTCTTTCGGAGGCAGGGAGGCCTCCCAAACCAGAGTCGGTGATCGAGACCCGACATTTAAAAAAAGCATCCGAGCAGGACTCGAACGGCTCAGAGAAAGAGACCGAACAAAGCCCAGTATTAGCCATTGTGCCCAGGGAAGCCGCGTTCGGCGATCCCAAACAACACGCCAGTGTCTTAAAACCAGTGATGGAGCCTCTGTCGATGTATGCAAAAGAGCCATCCAAACACCAGCTTCCCGATTCTGACTGCGTGGAACTGCAGCACCACTTACTGACGGGGGGATTCCTAAACGCCTTGTCCAACCGGGCAATGGCTCTCCCTTGTTTTGAGGATCCTAGAGAGATAGATCAGGTCAGTCAGCACGGGCTaggaagacaaaaggaagaaacTCGCTTCCATTGTGATATCTGTAAGAAGACCTTTAAAAACACTTACAGCgtgaaaattcattttaaaaatgtgcatGCCAAAGAAATGCATATCTGTACAATTGAGGGCTGTAGCGCAACCTTCCCTTCCCGCAGAAGCCGAGACAGGTAAGACACTTGTAAATACGAGTCGGATGTGTCGCCATCACGACGGCGAGTCATTTGAAATTTAACTACTTGGGGAACTGAGTCAGGAAGCTTATTTTCTGTGGATTATTTGAATACtctgtttataaaataatatatatatttttttatcttttaatagtccttatcttttgtcttagaatcaatatttttgtattggttccaaggcagaagagtgttaagggcagggcaatggggactaagtaacttgctcaaggtcgcacagttagaaataaaatataattattgaaCGAATTCAGCAAGTATTATATTAGCATCTGTTTTAAGTGAAGGGACCACCATAGCACCGAGGTAGACTAGGGAGGGAGGCTACGATGGAATAGAAGAACTCTTTGCAGACCTTGCCTTCTAGCATCACATGTGAACCATGTACAGAGTGGTGTGTGAAAATAGGATGAATATCATTCTATGAAACTTGAAAAGGGAGAGATGACTTaaagaggggaggagaatgaaaaaaagagcTCATGAAATGAGTGCCATTTGAACAAAATCTTGATGGAAAGGCTTTTTTATTCCTAgaaacttttatttccttctgacTGGCTAggtattttttaaagcaagattaattttaattgataaagactaaaataagagaataatagAGAGCAAATGTTACtgtggggtttttttcccttaatttatgGTTTGTGGTTGGATAATTGAAAGAGAGAAACCTATGGGCgtttgggtttggggttttgtttttgagATCCAAAAACatcaactttcttatttttaagattCAGAGGCTGTAATGTAATAGAGTGTTGTAGGTAGTATAATATCTCTTGGGTCTCAAGTCATTCCGAAGTCCTCTGACTCTGAGTTTGAATGTAACCAGCCATTTGCTAAGTAGTTTCTAGACTATATCCAGCTAATCCAGTTGGGTCATGTGTCCCAAATTATAATCTTATTCCTTTTGTTGTCAGTAAAGTTGAGTCACTTGAGTCTTCAGATCCCATTTCCATCCTAGAAACTCTGAAACGTTATCCCCAAGAGAACTTGGAGAAGGTCAGAAGTTTTATGAAATATATGagaatgataaatatattttagaatattaacATGGCACTTCTTCCTTCTGATCATTACACATGGATGTAATCTATCCATTAATTCCACAAACGTTTACTGAGCAACCAGGAAGTGCTGTGAGGAATGCAAAGCTGAACTTTGTTCCAATTGGTTTCCACACTGGTCTCTGTCTTCAAGTAGATTATAGTCTAGTTGGAGAGAGATGTGTGAACAGACAACTCCTAAAGCAAGGAGGGCCATCTCAGGCACCAAGAGACAAGTTCAAACTGAGTGTTATAGGtattgagaaaagaaagagatcctATCTAGGAAGAacgaaatgaataaaagaatgggATATTTGATCAGTGGCTCCAAGAATGCCTCATAATTTTATGAAGAAGGGCATTCCGGATGGAAGGATTAGCATGGGACGAAAAATGGGAAATCTGACTGGTTTGATCTAAAGCATGAGCTATGTGCAATAATGAAAGGCAAGGCTGGAAAGGTTGGTTGGGGCCAGAATTGGGCAGGCAAGGCTCAGTTAGCAATACACAGacacatcagtttcctcatctataaaatgagaattatttatttctagatgcctttttaaaaaaagataagtcttaccttccatcttataatcaatactgcttattggttctaaggcagaagagcagtaagggctaggcgattgcctatggtcacacagctaggaagggtcagaggccagatttgaacccaggacctcctgtctccaggtctgtgTCTCAT is from Gracilinanus agilis isolate LMUSP501 chromosome 2, AgileGrace, whole genome shotgun sequence and encodes:
- the BNC1 gene encoding zinc finger protein basonuclin-1, which gives rise to MASGTKLTVCLPMLKWILFFLLGLLKTKAKYSVLLAIGCTLNCSCQGFKPGKIHHRQCEQCRHGWVAHALSKLRIPNVYPTSQVEIVQSNVVFDISSLMLYGTQAIPIRLKILLDRLFSVLKQEEVIQILHALDWTLQDYIRGYVLQDASGKVLDHWSIMTSEEELATLHQFLRFGETKSIVELMAIQEKEGQSIIIPSTTTNLDIRAFIESCNQRSPSLSVPVDKVNPGNLHHFENLINNMAFMLPFQFFSPVPPPLIGSPPERHVIEQGQERSKDTKHDLQMPFPENGFLTPTSASFQMDSEPCLGCPDLLPKTEEDASFSDSGSHHAVAKLEMARLSPEPKGKTTERNSLGPKKGRVFCTACEKTFYDKGTLKIHYNAVHLKIKHKCTIEGCNMVFSSLRSRNRHSANPNPRLHMPMNRNNRDKDLRNSLSVTISEESKRAGFPVTSPDSRPVPSYIGPCTDPKGQPAFPSIGQNGVLFPNLKTVQPVLPFYRNPVTPAELANTPGTLPSLPLLSSSVPEQLASNELPFDALPKKKSRKSSMPIKIEKETVEIANENSDALSSDEEMPLQVVSDGELETCELSAEKQVVEPAEHRPSSANVWQPLSEAGRPPKPESVIETRHLKKASEQDSNGSEKETEQSPVLAIVPREAAFGDPKQHASVLKPVMEPLSMYAKEPSKHQLPDSDCVELQHHLLTGGFLNALSNRAMALPCFEDPREIDQVSQHGLGRQKEETRFHCDICKKTFKNTYSVKIHFKNVHAKEMHICTIEGCSATFPSRRSRDRHSSNLNLHQKVITKDTLESNDNPLSATYLLKDMAKEVYQDAAFKQHTPQTSVIFKGTNRTGSVVYPISKIRESCLESYGCGPTSEGTVLDLSTTSSMKSESSTPSSWDSDGGSEEGNVALDDSDESCEGPSLIPNEDGYPICALMEKANHSFSNLPSGLPITCHLCQKIYSNKGTFRAHYKTVHLRQLHKCKVPGCNTMFSSVRSRNRHSQNPNLHKSLTTSPNNLQ